ACGTCGGCGGGATCACCATCGGCGGCGACGCCCCCGTGCGGGTGCAGAGCATGACCACCACGAAGACCGGCGACGCCGAGGCGACCATCCAGCAGATCAAGGAGCTGGCGACGGCCGGCTCGGAGATCGTGCGGATCACGGTGAACGACCAGGCCGCGGCCGA
The window above is part of the bacterium genome. Proteins encoded here:
- a CDS encoding flavodoxin-dependent (E)-4-hydroxy-3-methylbut-2-enyl-diphosphate synthase; this encodes MDQLNRPICAPRRQTRQIDVGGITIGGDAPVRVQSMTTTKTGDAEATIQQIKELATAGSEIVRITVNDQAAA